One genomic window of Solanum dulcamara chromosome 12, daSolDulc1.2, whole genome shotgun sequence includes the following:
- the LOC129876929 gene encoding uncharacterized protein LOC129876929 — MRGMKGEILLDIPAEKAWEMYRDNDKISRINPQMLAKAEYIQGKGEPGSLRSFQLGPALSNYVKQSIEKIEKVEEGRSVTYHVIDGDLRKMYNPYRVTFSFNPVSNEQCVAEWKAEYEPITPTIPTPEKARDAALSFLKLFGKTENHAM, encoded by the exons ATGAGAGGAATGAAAGGTGAAATTTTGCTTGACATCCCTGCAGAAAAAGCATGGGAAATGTACAGGGATAATGATAAAATTAGCAGAATAAATCCACAAATGCTTGCTAAAGCTGAATATATTCAAGGAAAAGGAGAGCCTGGGAGTCTCAGGAGTTTCCAACTTGGCCCTG CATTGAGCAACTATGTCAAGCAGTCAATAGAAAAGATAGAGAAAGTGGAAGAGGGAAGGTCAGTGACATACCATGTCATTGATGGTGATTTAAGGAAGATGTATAATCCATATAGAGTTACCTTCTCTTTCAATCCTGTGAGCAATGAGCAATGTGTAGCAGAATGGAAAGCAGAATATGAGCCAATTACACCAACAATTCCTACACCAGAAAAGGCAAGAGATGCTGCACTATCATTTCTCAAGTTATTTGGAAAAACAGAGAACCATGCTATGTAA
- the LOC129876355 gene encoding uncharacterized protein LOC129876355, whose amino-acid sequence MVVALGPGKFYGSSLPRPRFYENPNGERVDPPVSVLDPFMSWAEEAHWSMGGLSFKRLRLQGRIEGNIKKLRAEREKIEKKSMGKKKSSSLLLPVHVSPSPPLGPLNLKRKMQLFDESDDENEEMGVEGKVEKRGLARKLDVDFDRVAEENGGVVMGRTRSGKKSEAVVEKVKKLKTKGRKLKKGVKGVEKKKIGSVTPRTSPRMLKRRLP is encoded by the coding sequence ATGGTGGTAGCATTAGGTCCCGGAAAATTCTACGGCAGTAGCTTACCAAGGCCGCGTTTTTACGAAAATCCAAATGGAGAACGGGTCGACCCACCAGTATCCGTTTTGGATCCGTTCATGTCATGGGCTGAGGAAGCTCACTGGTCAATGGGGGGTTTGAGCTTCAAGCGCCTTCGTCTTCAGGGACGGATCGAGGGAAACATCAAGAAACTTAGAGCTGAGCGTGAAAAGATCGAGAAGAAATCGATGGGTAAGAAGAAATCATCGTCGTTGTTGTTGCCAGTTCATGTAAGTCCGTCTCCTCCTCTTGGTCCGTTGAATTTGAAGAGGAAAATGCAATTGTTTGATGAATCTGATGATGAAAATGAAGAAATGGGGGTTGAAGGGAAAGTGGAAAAAAGGGGTTTAGCTAGGAAATTGGATGTTGATTTTGATAGAGTTGCTGAGGAGAATGGTGGGGTGGTTATGGGGAGAACAAGGAGTGGGAAAAAGAGTGAGGCTGTTGTTGAGAaagtgaaaaaattgaaaactaaaGGTAGGAAATTGAAGAAGGGAGTGAAGGGTgttgagaagaagaagattggATCAGTGACGCCAAGGACTTCACCTAGAATGTTGAAACGCCGGTTGCCTTGA
- the LOC129877351 gene encoding uncharacterized protein LOC129877351 has product MAETIQQQEEEPPLFPSSSTSFSSMLVLKNLMSKRRTWVFLFLTVYAILLSISSNFLNSVLSWYESTMKLTPTSALYGSMVLGLAFGVLSIVAALIVVVPATLVTWITILVLLTFAGKGRRDLVMEGKKLTGEITGFVVRVLIKEGNLVAVICAVLGYFALVRRNKEDGNDY; this is encoded by the coding sequence ATGGCTGAAACTAtacaacaacaagaagaagaacCTCCCTTGTTTCCATCATCATCAACCTCTTTTTCCTCCATGCTTGTCTTAAAGAATCTTATGAGCAAAAGACGAACATGGGTCTTTCTGTTTCTCACTGTCTACGCAATTTTACTCTCAATTTCTTCGAATTTCCTCAATTCAGTACTTTCTTGGTATGAATCCACCATGAAATTGACACCCACTTCAGCTCTCTACGGATCTATGGTATTAGGACTTGCGTTTGGGGTTTTGTCCATTGTAGCAGCTCTAATCGTCGTTGTTCCAGCAACGCTTGTAACTTGGATCACTATTTTGGTTTTACTGACATTTGCAGGTAAAGGGAGAAGGGATTTGGTTATGGAAGGGAAGAAATTGACGGGTGAGattactgggtttgttgttagGGTTTTGATTAAAGAAGGTAATCTTGTAGCTGTCATTTGTGCTGTTCTTGGGTATTTTGCACTTGTTAGAAGGAACAAAGAAGACGGTAATGATTATTGA